ATACACCATTGTCTGAACCATCTTCTGATATGTACTGCTTGGAATCAGCCATAGAATTGAATCCAACACCTCTTTCGTTCTTGGTAAAGCTTTGTAATCCACTGGACTGATCGAGAGTCTTAGGCGTGATCCTTTGAGGATTTACTCCGCCCTTAGCATCATTACTAGCTCTCCTTCGCCGTTCATGCTCAGCTCTCCATTTCCTCAGTTCTTGTTCAGCGCCCAACTTTCCTTCCTTGGCCTTCTCAGCCTGCTCTGTCGCAACACTAAATGTTTCTTTCTGTAACTCCATCTCTCTTAATGCTTCATTTAGTCTCTCTAAGCTTCTTTGCTCAGACTGTTTAGCCACCTCAATCTGTGCAATTGCATTTGTTATTCTTTCATGGGCAAGCTCTTCAGCTTCATGAGCTCTCTTGCTGAGATTGAAGTACTCATCCAATGGAAGAGTCACACTGTGAGGAGAATCATCAGCACAGATGCTTGCAGCTTGCTCACTCTCTTGCAGTGCTTTAATTGCCGCAAGTGCCAACCTCTCTGATGCTTTTGCCGCCTCTATTTCTTTGAAAGCTGCATGTAATCTGATCTCTATTGTGCTTGTGCTAGCTTTTGCTTGATCTGCTTCTTCTTTGGATTTCCTTAGTTCCTCTCGTGCCATCTGAGCAGCAGTCTTGGCTTCATCAGCTTCTTGAGCTGCCTGTTGCAACAATTTGGGCAACTCTATCATCTTTTCTCTGGCTGCCTTTTCCTTCAATCGAACAACTTCCAGATCTTGTTTGGTCCTATCAAGCTCATTTTCAAGAGAAGAAACTGCTATAGAAGCCATCGCTTCTCTCTGTTGCAAGTTGACAAGGGATGCCCTTTCTTTGTCTAGCTCAGATTTTAGGGATGAAGCTGCAACTCTCAGACAAGCAACCTCGTCTTTGGCTTTCACAATATTAGCTTTTACTTCCTCAATTTCTTTTTTAGTTGAAGCTAACAATCGAACAGAGTCCTGTGTTTTCTTCGTCTCTTCTAAATTATCTAGCAGTTTATTTTCAGCGGTCACAGATTCTTGATTTAACTTTGATTCCATATACGATGATAGTTCAGCTTTGAGATTGAACAATAAAGAAGATGCAGTCTCTAGTTTAGATTTCAGATCTTTTGTCAATGAAAGTTGATGGTTAAGTTGCTTCACCTCTTTCTCAGCATCCTTTAGTTCCTTCTCCCATTCAAGACAATCTTGCTCTCTTGCCAGGGATGCACCAATCCTATGTTCTTCTGCTTCGAGATGTGCAGCATGGGCCAACTCTAGTGATTCCTTTGATGCGATGAGTTCAAGTGTCAGTTCCTCAGCTGTCTTCTCAATCTCCTTTATTGTATTAGTAGCATTTTTAGCATTTTTTATTGCCACATCTCTTTCATTAACCAAGGAGCTATACTCTCCTCGTAAAGATTCCAGCTCAGTGTTTATTGTCTTCAATTCTGCAACTGCTGCTTCATGCCTTGTTTTAGCAACCTCGCGTTGTGCTTTAGCAGCAATACTAGATTCATTTGCAATTCCTTGCTCCATTTCTTTGACCCTCAGTTGAGCCAACTCCGAATCCTGCTTTGCCTGTGCTTCTTCAGTCTGGGCTTTCTCAAGGTTTAGCTTTAGCTCTTCTACAATCCTATTGGTTCTATCCAACTCTTCAAGCACCTGTACTTTACTCTCCTCTGCTGCTTCAGATTGTTTTCTGCTTTCAGGGACTTCTGCTTGGATCCTCTCAAGTTCCAACTGGACTAGCTTACGTTTCTGAATATAGCCAATTCAAATCTTAAGCCTTTTGGATAATTTCCATTTTCAATTGTTTATTTGAAATCAATAGAGAGTCAATTGGGATAGCTAATCTAACAGATGAATATTCTTCTTTGAAATTAAAAGGTCAgggaagatagtgcatgaaaGCTGCAAAAGGTGTGACCAGCAATTTTGCATGCACAACAAGCTAGAATCAGTGCATCTGCCTGGGTATAAAACGGAAAGTTCTAACAGAATATGAAAAGTATATGAGTCTAGTGCATaactttttttatgaaaaaaaaagaaagctgaagatcaatacaaataaacaatgATTTTGTTAGGATCTTTTATGAGAAGATACTAATTATCCAAGGGAATGGTCATTACCTCCAAAGTATTTTTCTTGTGCGCTTTCCAATCAACAATTCCTCCAAACTTGGTGACTGCCTCCTTGACAGATTCAAAAGGTGCAGCAGTGTCGACAATGCCTCTGTTTGAGTTTACAATGACCTTTTTAACAGGTTTGGCAGAGGAAGCTAATTCAGTTTCTGCCTTCCTTTGAATTCTACCACCATTGTTAGGGACATTGAGCTTGTTGGGCAACAAAACCAAGTTCGCTTCAATCTCTCTACTGCTATCAGAGGCAGTCAAATCAGGTATTATCTGAGCATCAACTAGTTCAACAGATGCACCTTCTTGAAGTTGTTTTTGAATACTTGTGGACCCATTTTCAGGTATTATCTGATTTGAAGAATCCTTCAAATTCAATCCCTTCTGATGATTTCTACCATCTCTCTCATCTGCAACTGTATCTTGCCCTAATAATGAGACATCAGAAAATTGCTCAGGCTTCTCAATGACAGATTCCTGCTGCTCATTAGTTGTTGCTCCTTGATAGTGATCTATGACAACATTTTCTTCATGATGTGAGATATTTGGAGGTCCAATATTAGGGAGAGCTTCTAATGGATTGTCCATTGTGAGAGGAGATTCTCTAGAGAGATTTGCTTCATTCACTTTTGCAGGTCCTTCATTCGAGAGAGATTCTAATGGATTATCCATGGTCACAGGAAATTCTCCAGAGAAATTTGCTTCCTTGTCTTTTGCTTCTTCCATCACTTAAAAGTGGGATACCTTTAAAGTTACTTCTGTATTTCATGTCGAAAAAAACTGAGTCTTAAAAC
This region of Zingiber officinale cultivar Zhangliang chromosome 9A, Zo_v1.1, whole genome shotgun sequence genomic DNA includes:
- the LOC122021146 gene encoding protein WEAK CHLOROPLAST MOVEMENT UNDER BLUE LIGHT 1-like, producing the protein MEEAKDKEANFSGEFPVTMDNPLESLSNEGPAKVNEANLSRESPLTMDNPLEALPNIGPPNISHHEENVVIDHYQGATTNEQQESVIEKPEQFSDVSLLGQDTVADERDGRNHQKGLNLKDSSNQIIPENGSTSIQKQLQEGASVELVDAQIIPDLTASDSSREIEANLVLLPNKLNVPNNGGRIQRKAETELASSAKPVKKVIVNSNRGIVDTAAPFESVKEAVTKFGGIVDWKAHKKNTLEKRKLVQLELERIQAEVPESRKQSEAAEESKVQVLEELDRTNRIVEELKLNLEKAQTEEAQAKQDSELAQLRVKEMEQGIANESSIAAKAQREVAKTRHEAAVAELKTINTELESLRGEYSSLVNERDVAIKNAKNATNTIKEIEKTAEELTLELIASKESLELAHAAHLEAEEHRIGASLAREQDCLEWEKELKDAEKEVKQLNHQLSLTKDLKSKLETASSLLFNLKAELSSYMESKLNQESVTAENKLLDNLEETKKTQDSVRLLASTKKEIEEVKANIVKAKDEVACLRVAASSLKSELDKERASLVNLQQREAMASIAVSSLENELDRTKQDLEVVRLKEKAAREKMIELPKLLQQAAQEADEAKTAAQMAREELRKSKEEADQAKASTSTIEIRLHAAFKEIEAAKASERLALAAIKALQESEQAASICADDSPHSVTLPLDEYFNLSKRAHEAEELAHERITNAIAQIEVAKQSEQRSLERLNEALREMELQKETFSVATEQAEKAKEGKLGAEQELRKWRAEHERRRRASNDAKGGVNPQRITPKTLDQSSGLQSFTKNERGVGFNSMADSKQYISEDGSDNGVSEVKRKKKKLFVPTIASLLGQKKSQPIK